In Corylus avellana chromosome ca2, CavTom2PMs-1.0, the following proteins share a genomic window:
- the LOC132170801 gene encoding peptide methionine sulfoxide reductase A5 produces MAYVLLTLVVLTLAVADKAHCIRVPDRISEPARDPPSGQPLKTAVFALGCFWRSEAVFGCFNGVVRTTVGYAGGSKLNPEYRSLGDHAESVQVEYDPRLINFRKLLEVFWSSHDSRQVFGQGPDVGIQYRSIIFTNGTEESRLAAISKEREQTKSKISLVTTQIQQLGTFYPAEPEHQKFELKRNPFLLQLIGNLPEEELERSSLAAKLNGYAAVLCPPTIQKQIDAKINDIMRKGWPILREV; encoded by the exons ATGGCTTATGTATTATTAACCCTTGTTGTCCTGACCCTCGCTGTGGCCGACAAAGCTCATTGCATCAGAGTCCCGGATCGGATCTCCGAACCCGCGAGGGACCCGCCAAGCGGCCAGCCCTTGAAAACTGCGGTTTTCGCTCTCGGATGTTTCTGGAGATCCGAGGCCGTGTTCGGGTGCTTCAACGGCGTCGTAAGGACCACCGTGGGTTACGCCGGCGGATCCAAACTCAACCCGGAGTACAGAAGCTTGGGCGACCACGCCGAGTCCGTCCAG GTTGAATATGATCCCAGGCTGATTAATTTCAGAAAACTTTTGGAGGTCTTTTGGTCCAGTCATGATTCTAGGCAAGTATTCGGGCAAGGCCCTGATGTGGGTATTCAGTACAG ATCTATTATTTTTACTAATGGAACTGAAGAATCTAGATTGGCTGCTATAAGCAAAGAAAGAGAGCAAACTAAGTCAAAGATCAGCCTTGTTACTACTCAGATTCAACAGCTTGGAACATTTTATCCTGCAGAGCCTGAACATCAG AAATTTGAGCTCAAGCGAAATCCCTTCCTTCTTCAGCTAATTGGAAATCTACCGGAAGAGGAGCTTGAGAGATCAAGTCTGGCTGCAAAACTAAACGGCTATGCTGCAGTCCTTTGCCCTCCAACGATTCAGAAGCAGATTGATGCAAAGATAAATGATATTATGAGAAAGGGTTGGCCTATTTTAAGAGAAGTGTAG
- the LOC132172490 gene encoding large ribosomal subunit protein uL2 — MGRVIRAQRKGAGSVFKSHTHHRKGPARFRSLDFGERNGYLKGVITEIVHDPGRGAPLARVTFRHPFRYKKQNELFVAAEGMYTGQFVYCGRKANLMVGNVLPLRSIPEGAVVCNVEHHVGDRGVFARCSGDYAIVISHNPDNDTTRVKLPSGAKKICPSGCRAMIGQVAGGGRTEKPLLKAGNAYHKFRVKRNCWPKVRGVAMNPVEHPHGGGNHQHIGHASTVRRDAPPGQKVGLIAARRTGRLRGQAAATAAKADKA, encoded by the exons ATGGGTCGTGTCATTCGTGCTCAGCGTAAGGGTGCGGGGTCTGTCTTCAAGTCCCACACCCACCACCGCAAGGGCCCGGCCCGCTTCCGCAGTCTCGACTTCGGGGAGCGAAACGGCTACCTCAAGGGAGTGATCACAGAGATTGTGCACGACCCGGGCCGCGGAGCCCCGCTCGCTCGCGTCACCTTCCGTCACCCCTTTCGCTACAAGAAGCAAAACGAGCTTTTCGTCGCTGCCGAGGGCATGTACACCGGCCAGTTCGTGTACTGCGGGAGAAAGGCCAATCTCATGGTCGGAAACGTCTTGCCTCTCAGATCCATTCCCGAAGGAGCTGTGGTATGCAACGTTGAGCACCACGTTGGGGACCGTGGGGTCTTTGCCAGGTGCTCTGGGGATTACGCTATTGTTATCAGCCACAACCCTGATAACGACACCACCAg GGTCAAGCTCCCATCCGGTGCGAAGAAAATTTGTCCAAGCGGCTGCCGAGCTATGATCGGGCAGGTAGCAGGTGGAGGGAGAACTGAGAAGCCCCTTCTTAAGGCTGGTAATGCTTACCACAAGTTCAGAGTGAAGAGAAACTGCTGGCCTAAGGTACGTGGTGTGGCAATGAACCCAGTGGAGCATCCTCACGGAGGAGGTAATCACCAGCATATTGGACATGCTAGCACTGTCAGGCGTGATGCACCTCCTGGTCAAAAGGTTGGTCTTATTGCTGCAAGGAGGACCGGTCGGCTCAGAGGACAGGCTGCTGCTACTGCTGCTAAAGCTGATAAGGCTTAA